Proteins encoded within one genomic window of Priestia megaterium:
- a CDS encoding SET domain-containing protein: MMFPHTKLRYINEQMGFGVFATKFIPKGTITWALDDLDHILEPEFVAKLDKPRRKFLNKYSFRNQNGQYILCWDLGMYLNHSFHANCIGTAYNFEIAIRDILPGEQLTNDYGTLNIGTSFKPISEEGTERKRVNPDDLLYFYKEWDQQVTEALKHFNDVEQPLIHLIRPEFKEKVMIAAKEHVLPDSIKNNYYNRSSKKQK, translated from the coding sequence ATGATGTTTCCACATACGAAACTGCGATATATTAATGAACAGATGGGTTTTGGAGTTTTTGCAACTAAATTTATTCCTAAGGGGACAATAACATGGGCTTTGGATGACCTGGACCATATATTAGAACCAGAATTTGTTGCTAAATTGGATAAACCAAGACGTAAATTTCTCAATAAATATTCTTTTCGTAATCAAAACGGTCAATATATTCTTTGCTGGGATCTTGGCATGTACCTAAACCATAGTTTTCATGCAAATTGCATAGGAACAGCATATAATTTCGAAATTGCTATTCGGGACATTCTTCCAGGTGAGCAATTAACAAATGATTATGGAACATTAAACATTGGTACATCTTTTAAACCTATTTCAGAGGAAGGAACTGAACGGAAGAGGGTCAACCCTGATGATCTTTTATATTTTTACAAAGAATGGGATCAACAGGTAACTGAGGCTTTAAAACATTTTAATGATGTCGAACAACCGTTGATTCACCTCATTCGACCTGAATTTAAGGAAAAAGTAATGATCGCTGCTAAAGAGCATGTTCTTCCCGATTCCATTAAAAACAACTATTATAATCGTTCTTCTAAAAAGCAAAAATAG
- the yjcZ gene encoding sporulation protein YjcZ codes for MSNRREFGSALLIVLFILLIITGCICFGGGFGSCS; via the coding sequence ATGTCTAATCGTCGCGAATTTGGATCTGCTTTATTAATTGTATTATTTATTCTTTTGATCATTACTGGATGTATTTGTTTTGGAGGAGGCTTTGGTAGCTGCTCATAG
- a CDS encoding pentapeptide repeat-containing protein, which produces MNYYVYVPYCPLIYQYQSLDHKYRNSDPVAMYYTHPNYFDYRFYSVPTYHETECQIDKRIVGKEKINLDPDISSTHGSDLDPSSTHGSDLDPSLTRGSDLDPSSTHGSDLDPSSTHGSDLDPSLTRGSDLDPSSTRGSDLDPSSTHGSDLDPSSTHGSDLDPSSTHGSDLDPSSTRGSDLNPSSTHGSDLDPSSTHGSDLDPSSTHGSDLDPSSTRGSDLDPSSTRGSDLDPSSTRGSDLDPSSTRGSDLDPSSTRGSDLDPSSTRGSDLDPSSTYGPYGDISLIYQQAIHSKTIQPMDLNKKS; this is translated from the coding sequence ATCAATATCAATCACTTGATCATAAATACAGAAATTCAGATCCTGTAGCCATGTATTATACTCATCCTAATTATTTCGATTATCGTTTCTATTCTGTTCCAACTTATCATGAAACAGAATGTCAAATTGACAAAAGGATAGTTGGAAAAGAAAAAATTAACCTAGATCCTGATATTTCATCAACTCATGGTTCAGATCTTGATCCTTCATCAACTCATGGTTCAGATCTCGATCCTTCATTAACTCGTGGTTCAGATCTCGATCCTTCATCAACTCATGGTTCAGATCTTGATCCTTCATCAACTCATGGTTCAGATCTCGATCCTTCATTAACTCGTGGTTCAGATCTCGATCCTTCATCAACTCGTGGCTCAGATCTTGATCCTTCATCAACTCATGGTTCAGATCTTGATCCTTCATCAACTCATGGTTCAGATCTTGATCCTTCATCAACTCATGGTTCAGATCTCGATCCTTCATCAACTCGTGGCTCAGATCTTAATCCTTCATCAACTCATGGTTCAGATCTTGATCCTTCATCAACTCATGGTTCAGATCTTGATCCTTCATCAACTCATGGTTCAGATCTCGATCCTTCATCAACTCGTGGTTCAGATCTCGATCCTTCATCAACTCGTGGTTCAGATCTCGATCCTTCATCAACTCGTGGTTCAGATCTCGATCCTTCATCAACTCGTGGTTCAGATCTCGATCCTTCATCAACTCGTGGTTCAGATCTCGATCCTTCATCAACTCGTGGTTCAGATCTCGATCCTTCATCAACTTATGGTCCATATGGTGATATATCTCTAATATATCAACAGGCGATTCATTCAAAAACAATACAACCAATGGATCTAAATAAAAAATCATAA
- a CDS encoding ribbon-helix-helix domain-containing protein, with amino-acid sequence MHEKQKKHAQFVRLPVEIVKKIDEYKETKAIPSRNEAILELIKKGLSKAH; translated from the coding sequence ATGCATGAGAAACAGAAAAAGCATGCTCAATTTGTACGGCTGCCTGTTGAAATTGTAAAGAAGATTGATGAGTATAAGGAAACTAAAGCGATACCTTCTAGAAATGAGGCTATTTTAGAGTTAATTAAAAAGGGATTAAGTAAAGCTCATTAA